The window GCGCAAGCTCATCGAGATGCAGATCCAGCGCCACCCGGCAAACGACCCCGGCTACGAAGCGCGGAAGCGGGCCTGTCGTTTCGTGTCGACCATGGCGGGCGAATTGGACGATACCGATCGCGCCGTCCAGGCGCTGCTGTCGGACGACCATGCGAGCCTGCTGAGCGCCGTCGAACACTGGCCGCCCGATGTGCGCGATCACGCGCTGCTGCTCGCGACGGAGGGCAGCGACTGGCGATCGGCCGGCGAATCCTAGGTGCCGGCCCCTCGGGACCTCGTCGCATGCACGCGCCAACGCTGCCACGCAGCCAGCCGCAACGACAAGCGCGAGAAGCATGGGCAGTGTTCAGCCGCGAGTGCCGCCCCTCCAACCTCTCTGGTTCGGTGACGCTGGTTTCCGCTCTGACGGCGGAAATGGCCGCTGCTAGGACGACTTTGTAGAAAGCATCGAATGCCCTCAAAATAACTCGATAGCCACCTACGCCCTTCTGACGAGTCGAGTGCGGATGCGCCAGTTGCGTGCGCAAATCGGGCTCCTATCGCACTCAGCGTCGCGCCGCCTTCGCGATGGCAATGACTGCACGATGCAAGGCGTCGGCCGTATCGAGCGGCGCGTGCTCGATCGCTCCGCCCGTTGCGCTCGTCGGGCGCGCTGCCTGATCGGGCGACGATGAGAACTTGACGACCGTGAGACGCGCACGCGGATCGACGACTATCGCCTGACCGAAGCGGCCGCTCGCCGCGAATGAACCATCGCCATCGTTCAATTGATACCAGTAGTCCCGATAACTGTAGCCAGGCCGGCCAGGCGCGAGATTGCCCTTTGCGAAAGCCGCGGCGTTCGAGGCCGGTTGCAGGGCGAGGCGTGTTGAGCTCGAGGGAAAGCGCGCGTTGTCGCCGGTCGCGCTCGTGCGCACGAGTTCGCCAAAGCGCGCCGCATCGCGCAACGTGGTGTTGAGGCCCGCACTTGCCATTTCCGTGCCGGTGTGATCTACGACGATATCGGCGTCGTCGTCGGCGAGCTTGCTCCAGATCTCGCGCGATGCGAGCGCACTCCACGACTCGCCCGTCACGCGCCGGATCGCCCATGCCACCGCTTCCGGCGAGCCGTTTTGGTAATACCAGAGTCCACCCGCGCGTGCATCGGGCGAAGGCAGCGCGGCTTTCAGGAAGCGATGGATGCTGTCGGGCGCGCCACTCCCGCGCGGTACGAAGCCGACTGCCGCAAAGAGCCCGAGGTCCGGTGGCAATGCCGCCGGATAGCGCACGGGCACTTCCATGTCGAGATTCTGCTGGAGTGTCGCGTCGCCAAACGGCGTGCCGGCGAGTTCAGGCACATACGTCGAGAGCGGCGCGTCGGGCGCGAGCTTGCCGGCGGTGATCAGTTGCGCGGCGAGCAGGCCCGTCACCGATTTCGTCATCGACGCCCACATATGCGTCTGATGCGGGCCGAAGCCGTCGAAATAGCGCTCGAGCACGACGTGCCCGTCGCGCACGACGATGAAACCATCGGTCTGCGTGCGGCGCAGGTAGTCGCTAAGTGTGAGCGTCGTGCCATCCACCGTGAAGGCAATCGAATCCGGATCGAGTTGCGGGCCGTCGGGCAGCGGGAGGGGCGTACGTGCGCGCTCGACGTTCGCGGTGGGGATGAACATGCGCGTGTTGCGCAGCTTCCAGCGCAGCGTGGTTTCCGGTCGCGCGCCGGTAGCGGCGGTGTTGTCGGCTTTCGCGACAGGTTCACGTGGGACGTCCGCACGCGTAGCAGGTGCGAAGACGCATGCCGCGCCCAACAAAAAGGCGAGCAGCGCGGGATTCGAACGATGGACGAGGCGATTCATGTCGATGCAGGCTCCAATGTGATGATGTTTTTACCGTCGCCCGAGAATGAAAGATGAGGAAATCGGCGTCAAGGCCGCATCAGGCATAGGGGGATAACCGTCAGACATGCCATTGGCACGTCCGCGCCGCCACTTCGCGTTACCACGGACATCTCCAGGAGGAATGGTTCTATTCCCGACGCTTGATGGCCGAGGGCGTTCTCCTGCTCCACACTATCCGAAGGTGGCGACGAATCTGTCGAGGCGAATCTGCCATCGCCCATCATTTCGCAGGTCTTATCGAATAACAATGAACGAAGGAGACAAATGAAAAAGATCGTCTTATCCGCGCTAATTGCCGGTCTGTCACCCTGTCTGTCTCATGCGCAATCCAGCGTCACGCTGTATGGCGACATCGGTGGGGGCGTGCGCTGGGTCAATGGTCAGAAGGGCGGTAGCGCAGTCATGTTCAACAACAACATCCTCACCGTGAATCGTTTCGGCCTTTACGGCAGGGAAGACCTCGGCAATGGCTTCGCTGCCATTTTCAAGCTCGAAAATGCCTTCAACAGCGGAACCGGCGCATTGAAGAGCGCCGGGGTACTCTTCTCGCAGGCAGCGTTCGTCGGTCTTTCAGGCAGCTTCGGGCGGCTCACCTTCGGCCGCCAGGTCAGCGCGAGCGAGTATTTCGCCACGCTCGTCGATCCCACCGGCGGTCAGGCACAGTCGCTCGCCATCCAGCCCAACGCGCTCTACTTCTTCAACTACTTCACCAACGAAACCCGTTTTAACAACACGATCAGCTACATCGGTCGTGCGGGCGGTTTCCGCTTTGGCGCCAGCTATTCGCCGGGCGGCGTCGCCGGCAATCTGCGCTCGGGCACCAATGTCTCCGGTACCGCCATGTACCAATGGGGCCCGGCGCTCGGCGGCTTCGGCTATCAGAAGACTTGGAACGCGACCGCGACGCAATGGGCCCAGACCTTTCACGCAGGCGGCTCGCTGCAACTCGGTCCCGCGCGCCTCTACATGAGCTACGCCGATTTCAGCGTGAGCGCGGCCACTGAACGCCAACCCACCCGGCGCGATCATATTCCGAGCATCGGCGTCATGGTCGTGGCCACCCCCGGGCTGCAATTCACGGCCGCCGCGTACTACGACAGCGCCCGTCATCTCGCCAATGCCAAAGACGGCAGCGGGCACAAGGTCACGACCTATGCCATCGCCGAGTACTACCTTTCGAAGCGCACCGAGCTTTACGCCGAAGTCGACTACAACGGCTTCTCCGGCGCCTATCGAACCGACGCCATGAACATCGCGGGGCTCGGCATGCGCAACGGCGCAAGCTCGACGACCGGCGTCACGCTCGGCCTCATGACGCGGTTCTAGGCAGTTTTGCCGCGTTCTTCCTCACTCAGCATTCACACGTCAACATGAAGATATCCACTCGCATCCCATGCATCGCCGTCGTGGTGATGCTCGCCGCGCTCAGCGACTGCGCGAGCGCCCAACCGGTTGCCGCAGAAGCGGCGCCCTCGTCCGCGACCGGTACGAAGGCAGCCGCAAGCGACGTCAAAGCCGCCAGGGCCGCGAACCGCAAGCTCGCGCACCGCGTGGAAAACGCACTGGCGCGCACGCGCGGCCTGAACTCCGCGCGCATCATCGTGACGGTACGCGGCGGACACGTCACGCTCTCCGGCGCCGTGAACTACAACAAGCAGATCACATTCGCGGTCGAGGCCGCGCGCAAGGTCGAAGGCGTCATCGACGTCGATAACCGCATTCGCGTATCGGGCGCATCGCTCTGACGTTCGCATCCGGCTGCGCGCCGGATGCGCCTGCACGACATCACGGCTCGACGACGTTAAAACGCCCGTCGGGCTTTTCCAGCGTCTTGAGGAACGCGCCGAACAGCGCCTTGGTACCTTCGAGCACGATCTCGCCTTCCGCCAGCGCGGCGCCGAACTGCGTCTCGCCGAGCAGGATGCGATTGAGCGTGGCACGCTTCATGGTGATATCCAGGTCGTGGCCTTCGCGATGCGGCGTAGCCGACCAGGTCAGCGCGCCATGCTTCAGATACAGCGCATAGCATGCATCGCGGTCGGTAAAGCGCCACGTCATGCGAATGTTGAGCGTCTGCGCCTTGGGGCCGTCGACCATCACGGCCAGGTAGTCGAAAAACGCGCCGTCGCTCAGCACGCGCACGAGGTCCTGGCTACGCATGGTCTGTCCGGCCCCCGCTCCCGCGCCTTCGCGCAGTTCACGCGCACCAAGCAGGTAGGCGTTGCGCCACGTCGCGGATTCCGCCTGAAAGCCCATTTGCTCAAGCGCCGCCGCGCCCAGTTCACGCGCCTCGCGCAGCGTCGGCTGTGCAAACACGAGGCGGTTCATCACCTCGGCGACCCAGCGATACTCGCCGCGCTCGAAATCGCGGCGCGCGCGTTCGAGCATCGCCTCGGCGCCTCCCATGTACTCCACGTAGCGCGGCGCGGAAAGCTCGTCCGGCAAGGCGTGCAGATGCGCCGGATTGCCGTCGTACCAGCTCAGGTAGCGCTGATAGATCGCCTTCACATTGTGCGACACAGTGCCATAATAGCCGCGCGTATGCCATTGCGCGGCAAGCGTATCGGGCAGCGTCATCCGTTCGGCGATTTCGGCGGCGGTTCCGCCACGATTCATCATGCGCAGCGTCTGGTCGTGCAGGTACTTGTAGAGATCGCGCTGCTGTTCGAGAAAACAAGTGAGGCGCGCGGTGCCCCACGTAGGCCAGTGATGCTGCGCGAACACGACGTCCGCGCCGCCCGCGTAGCGTTCGAGCGCCTGATGCAGATAGCGCGACCAGGCCTTCGCGTTGCGCACCTGCGCGCCACGCAGCGGACACAGGTTGTGCAGCGTGCGCGTGCCGTTCTCCGCCACGTTCAGCGCCCGCAATTGCGGAAAGAAGAAGTGCATTTCGGCGGGCGCTTCGCTATCGGGCGTCAACTGAAACACGATGTCGATGCCGTCGATCGTATGTGTTTCGCTTTCCTGATGAATCAGCTGGGTCGGCTCGATGAGCGTAACGGTGCCGTTCGGCATCGTCTTGCCGAGCCCCGCGTCGATCTGGCAGCAGGCATTGCGCGCGAGCGTCTGGCCGAACTGGAATTGCGAGCGCCGCTCCATGGCCGTGCCTGCCATCACGTTTTCCGCGACGGCCTCTTCCATGAAACCCGCGGGCGCGATCACGGCGACCTCGCCCGCGCGCACGCGTGCCTCGTCGACCACACCCTTCACGCCGCCGAAGTGATCGGTATGGCTATGGCTGTAGATCACGGCCAGAACAGGCCGGTGCGGCCGGTGCGCGTAGAAGAGTTCGAGCGCCGCCTGCGCCGTTTCGCGGCACGTGAGCGGATCGATGATGATGAGACCCGTATCGCCTTCGATCAGCGTCATGTTCGCGAGATCGAAGCCGCGTACCTGATAAATCCGCGGCATGACCTCGAACAGCCCATGCAGGCAATTGAGCCGCGCCTGACGCCATAGCGCGGGATGCGCCGTGGGCGGCGCGGTTTCTTCGTCGAGGAACGCATAGTCGGCCATGCTCCAGACAAGCCGACCATAGGCATCGCGAATCTCGGCGTCGGCAAGCGTGCCGATAAAGCCGCGTTGCGCTTCCTCCATGTCGAGATCGTCGTTCGCGGGCAGTGCCTGCAACGCGTGGTGGTTAGCTTGCCGAGTCGCCTCGGTCGCGCGCTGCACGGGCAGATCGGCAAGCGCCGATGAAATCGGAGTGTTTTGCATGGCGTGATGAAATGAGAGACGCGCAAGGTTCGCGGCCCTGCGCAGGGGAAGAGCGGCGAAAGCGCGGCCGCGCTCAGGACAAAACGGCTTCGGCATCGCGCACGGTTTGAATGGCGGCGCGCGAGCGCTGGGGGTCGAGCCAGCGCGCGCACAGCACGCCGCAGCCTATCAGCACGAAGCCGCACAGTACGCACGATTGTTCGAAGCCCTGTGCCGTGGCCGTCATGCCGTGCGCGTGCTGGATCAGCACGCCCGTGAGCACGGGCGCGGCGAGTCCGGCCAGCGAGCCAATCGCGTTGCTCAACGCGAGGACCGCGCCGCGCTGACCGTCCGGCGCAACTTCGCTGAGCATGGCGGGGCCGACCGAATACATCACGAGCGTGAGCCCGCTGCTCAGCGTAAGCATCAGCACCTTCACGAGCGGCCCGAGCGCGGGCAGATACACCGCGAAGCGCAAGACCCCGGCTGCCACGAGCGCAATGGCGATGAAGACACCACGCGACTTGCGCGACGGCATCCCCGCGCCCAGCAGGTGCTGCGAGAGCCACGCGAGCCCGAGGCCCATCGGCGTGGTGATCGCGACGAACAACGCGAAGAGCCGCCCGGAATTCTCCGCGCCGAAGCCCAGTCCGGCCTGGAGATAGTGCGGCATCCACGTGAGGCTGGTGGCGAGCACCCAGTTGGCCGCGAAATGCCCGCAGAAATTGCCGACGATGGTGCGGTCGGCCAGCAGCGTGCTCCAGGGTACGCGCCGTTCGTCGCGCAGGGCACGCGGCCGTTCCAGCGGACCCTCGGCGCCGAAGAAAAACCAGCACACGCACCACACGAAGCCGAGCGCGGCCAGCACAGCGAAGTTGGTGCGCCAGCCCCACCGCGCGGTGATGACCGGTATCGCGAGACCGGCGACGAACAAGCCGAGCGCGCTGCCCTGATAGAGCACGGCGGCGGGCAGGCCGCGCTTCTGGTCCGGAAACCACTTGTAGAGCGCGTGCAGCGAAACGGGCGATGCCGGACCTTCGCCGGCGCCGAGCAGCACGCGCGTGACGAGCGCGACCGTCATCGAACCCGCGAAGAGCATCGGCAATTGCAGCAGCGACCACGAAAGCGCCATCAGCAGCAGGATGGCGCGCGTGGCAACGCGGTCCGCCAGCACGCCGCCCACCACGGCCGCGATTGCGAAGAGCCAGTTGAGGCTGCCGCCGATCAGGCCGAACTGCGTGGGCGTAAGGCCGAGGTCGCGCATCATCGGCACGGAGATCATGCCGAACACCACCTTGTCGAGAAAGTTCACCGTCATCAGCAACGCGAGCATGATGGCGATCGACCACGCGCGCGCGGGCCGATAGTTAGGGTTGTCTCTGCCGTATGCGGACATCCTTGTCTCCAGTCTTTTTCTCTTGCTCGCCGCTAGGCGGCGGCGCGAACCCGACGGGTTCGCCCAACCTGCTCCGGACCGCTTACGAGGCCTGCGCGCCGGTATCGAGAATCGCACGCGCAATCGTGTTGCGCTGAATCTCGCTCGTCCCCGTGAAAATGCGGAACATCCGCAGCTTGCGGAACGCCTGCTCCACCGGATGATGGCGCGTCACGCCCACGTTGCCGTGAATCTGCACCGCCTTGTCGGCAATCTCGAAGCAGCGTTCGGAAACGAACACCTTGCACGCGGCCGCTTTCATGCGCAGGTCGCCGCCGGCATCCGCGAGCATGGCCGTCTGCGCAATCATGCTTTCGCAGGCCCACAACGCGGCCGCCATGTCGGCCAGCATGTGCTGGATCGCCTGAAACCTCGCAATCGGACCGCCGAACTGCCGCCGGCTGCGCGCGTAATCGAGCGATGCTTCGTACACCGAGGTCGCGAGCCCGAGCATGGTCGGGCAATGTAGCAGACGGTTCACGTTGATGCGCGACATGCCGAGCTTGAAGCCGTTGCCCGCGCCGCCGAACAGGTTGGTGCGCGGCACGCGCACGTTCTCGAAGCGGATGTCCGCGTCGATATGCTGGCCCGACATCGGCACGTACGCCTGCTCGACCGTCACGCCCGGCAGATCGAGATCGATGAGTACCGCGCTGATGGCGGGCGGCGTGGTTGTGGTGTCGGTCACGCACATCACGATCGCGAAGTCCGCGAACGGTGCCCCGCTGATGTAGTGCTTGTGGCCGTTCACGATCAGATCGTCGCCGTCCGCCACGGCGCTCGTCGCGATGCTCTGCACGTCCGAGCCCGAATGCGGCTCGGTCAACGCGAAGCAGGTCGACTTCTCGCCGCGGATCACCGGCATGAAGTAGCGCTGCAACTGATCCGCCGTCGCGTACTTGAGCATGTTGCCCACGCGCGGCGGCCCGCCCAGATCGCCGAGCACGTGCATGGCGAGCGAGCAGCCGCTCGCTGCGAGATCGGCTTTCAGCGCGCACTGCTGCAGAATCGAAAAGCCCTTGCCGCCCAGTTGCACCGGCAGGCACGCCGAGTAATAACCGAGTTCGGCGGAACGCCGCCACACGCGCCGCAACACGTCCTTCGGCCAGACGCTCTCCGAATCGAGACCGAGTTCGCGCTCCATCGGCTTGAGTTCATCGGCCACGAAACGGCGAATGCCCTCGCGCGTGGCGTCGAATACCGCATCGCCTACCTGTTCGAACATCATGGAGAATCCTCAGTTGATGCGCCGCTCCGCGCCTTGCCAGTACTGTTCGCGCACCATCTTGCGCGCGATCTTGCCGCTCGCGTTGCGCGGCAGTTCCGCGACGAAACTGATCGAGCGCGGCAGCTTGTAGTCGGCGAGCAGGCTGCGGCAATGCGCGACCAGCGCGTCCTGATTCGCCGTGCGTTGCGGCTTGAGCACCACCGCCGCTTTCACGCCCTCGCCCCAGCGCTCGTCGGGCACGCTGAACACACAGGCTTCGAGCACGTCGGGATGCTGATAGAGCACGGCCTCGACCTCGGTCGGATAGACGTTGAAGCCGCCCGAGACGATCATGTCCTTCTTGCGGTCGACCAGATACAGGTAGCCGTCTTCATCGGTGCGCGCGAGATCGCCCGTCATCAGCCAGCCGTTCACGAGCACTTCGGCCGTGAGTTCGGGCGCGCCCCAGTAGCCCTTGAAAACGTCCTCGCCGCGCACGGCAATTTCGCCGACTTCACCCGCCGCCAGCGGCCGCCCGTCTTCGCCGAGCACGCACACTTCGGTCTCGCCCATCGGCCGCCCGCACGAAGCGAGACGTTCCGGGCACTGCGCGATCGCATACGCGTGGTCCGCAATCGTGAGACGCGTGACGCCCGAGGTCGATTCGCTCGCGCCATAGCCTTGCGAGAGAATCGGCCCGAAGCGCGCCCACGCCTCCTGAATGCGCGCGGGGGCCATCGGCGCGGCGCCATACGAGAGCGACTTCAGCGCGCTCAGGTCGGTGTGCGCGAGCGCAGGCTCGTTGAGCAGCATGTTGATCATCGCGGGCACCATGAAGACGTGCGTGACGCGCAGGCGTTCGAGATCGGCGAGAAATTGCGCGGTCTCGAATGCGTCGAACAGCACGAGCGTGGCGCCGCAATAGAGAAACGGCTGCATGAGCATGCCCGACGCATGCGTAATCGGCCCGACGAGCGCGAGCCGGTCGCCGGGGCGCGGCTGCGTGTCCATGCCGATCAGCAGCTTGCGCAGCGACGCCATGCGGTTGCCGTAGCTTTGCATCGCGGCCTTGATCTTGCCGGTCGAGCCTGACGAGAAATGCAGCACGGCGAGATCGTCCGCGTGGCTGGCAAAATCCGGCGCGTGCGAAGCGGCCCGCCCCAGCAGCGCTTCGTAATCCACATAGCCTTCGGCGCCGCCGATGGCGATGAACGTCTCGACGCTCGCAAAACCCGGCGTGGCGCGCGTATAGCCCGTATAGCCGCGGCCCGCGATCAGCACGCGCGGCGTGCAGTTTTCCACCACGTCCGACGCTTCCGCCGTCGTAAAGCGTGGGTTGAGCGCCGCTTTCACGAGACCCGTCTTGTACAGCGCGCATTCGATCTCGACCAGTTCCGTGCAGTTGCGCGACTGCACCGCCACGCGGTCGCCGCGCCGCAGACCGAGGGCGATAAGCGCGTGCGCAAGCTGGTTCGAACGCGCCTCGAGTTGCCGGTAAGTGAGCGGGCGGTCGCGATGGATCACGGCGGGCACGTCACCCCAGAAGGCCGCCGCGCGCCGCAGGAAATACGGGAAGCTCATTCAGGTCTCCAATGAATGTCGAGCCAGTGTGTAAGATGTCGTTCATTCCCGCAATGAAGCGGTGGCTATAAACCCATAACCAAGGGGAATGGCATGGAGACACGCGATCTGGACTATCTGCTGGAAGTCCGTCGCTGCGGCAGCATTGGCAAGGCCGCAGAAGCGCTCGG is drawn from Burkholderia ambifaria AMMD and contains these coding sequences:
- a CDS encoding serine hydrolase; amino-acid sequence: MRDGHVVLERYFDGFGPHQTHMWASMTKSVTGLLAAQLITAGKLAPDAPLSTYVPELAGTPFGDATLQQNLDMEVPVRYPAALPPDLGLFAAVGFVPRGSGAPDSIHRFLKAALPSPDARAGGLWYYQNGSPEAVAWAIRRVTGESWSALASREIWSKLADDDADIVVDHTGTEMASAGLNTTLRDAARFGELVRTSATGDNARFPSSSTRLALQPASNAAAFAKGNLAPGRPGYSYRDYWYQLNDGDGSFAASGRFGQAIVVDPRARLTVVKFSSSPDQAARPTSATGGAIEHAPLDTADALHRAVIAIAKAARR
- a CDS encoding porin codes for the protein MKKIVLSALIAGLSPCLSHAQSSVTLYGDIGGGVRWVNGQKGGSAVMFNNNILTVNRFGLYGREDLGNGFAAIFKLENAFNSGTGALKSAGVLFSQAAFVGLSGSFGRLTFGRQVSASEYFATLVDPTGGQAQSLAIQPNALYFFNYFTNETRFNNTISYIGRAGGFRFGASYSPGGVAGNLRSGTNVSGTAMYQWGPALGGFGYQKTWNATATQWAQTFHAGGSLQLGPARLYMSYADFSVSAATERQPTRRDHIPSIGVMVVATPGLQFTAAAYYDSARHLANAKDGSGHKVTTYAIAEYYLSKRTELYAEVDYNGFSGAYRTDAMNIAGLGMRNGASSTTGVTLGLMTRF
- a CDS encoding BON domain-containing protein; amino-acid sequence: MKISTRIPCIAVVVMLAALSDCASAQPVAAEAAPSSATGTKAAASDVKAARAANRKLAHRVENALARTRGLNSARIIVTVRGGHVTLSGAVNYNKQITFAVEAARKVEGVIDVDNRIRVSGASL
- a CDS encoding alkyl/aryl-sulfatase, producing the protein MQNTPISSALADLPVQRATEATRQANHHALQALPANDDLDMEEAQRGFIGTLADAEIRDAYGRLVWSMADYAFLDEETAPPTAHPALWRQARLNCLHGLFEVMPRIYQVRGFDLANMTLIEGDTGLIIIDPLTCRETAQAALELFYAHRPHRPVLAVIYSHSHTDHFGGVKGVVDEARVRAGEVAVIAPAGFMEEAVAENVMAGTAMERRSQFQFGQTLARNACCQIDAGLGKTMPNGTVTLIEPTQLIHQESETHTIDGIDIVFQLTPDSEAPAEMHFFFPQLRALNVAENGTRTLHNLCPLRGAQVRNAKAWSRYLHQALERYAGGADVVFAQHHWPTWGTARLTCFLEQQRDLYKYLHDQTLRMMNRGGTAAEIAERMTLPDTLAAQWHTRGYYGTVSHNVKAIYQRYLSWYDGNPAHLHALPDELSAPRYVEYMGGAEAMLERARRDFERGEYRWVAEVMNRLVFAQPTLREARELGAAALEQMGFQAESATWRNAYLLGARELREGAGAGAGQTMRSQDLVRVLSDGAFFDYLAVMVDGPKAQTLNIRMTWRFTDRDACYALYLKHGALTWSATPHREGHDLDITMKRATLNRILLGETQFGAALAEGEIVLEGTKALFGAFLKTLEKPDGRFNVVEP
- a CDS encoding MFS transporter yields the protein MRFSIPARRPRKRSGAGWANPSGSRRRLAASKRKRLETRMSAYGRDNPNYRPARAWSIAIMLALLMTVNFLDKVVFGMISVPMMRDLGLTPTQFGLIGGSLNWLFAIAAVVGGVLADRVATRAILLLMALSWSLLQLPMLFAGSMTVALVTRVLLGAGEGPASPVSLHALYKWFPDQKRGLPAAVLYQGSALGLFVAGLAIPVITARWGWRTNFAVLAALGFVWCVCWFFFGAEGPLERPRALRDERRVPWSTLLADRTIVGNFCGHFAANWVLATSLTWMPHYLQAGLGFGAENSGRLFALFVAITTPMGLGLAWLSQHLLGAGMPSRKSRGVFIAIALVAAGVLRFAVYLPALGPLVKVLMLTLSSGLTLVMYSVGPAMLSEVAPDGQRGAVLALSNAIGSLAGLAAPVLTGVLIQHAHGMTATAQGFEQSCVLCGFVLIGCGVLCARWLDPQRSRAAIQTVRDAEAVLS
- a CDS encoding acyl-CoA dehydrogenase family protein — translated: MFEQVGDAVFDATREGIRRFVADELKPMERELGLDSESVWPKDVLRRVWRRSAELGYYSACLPVQLGGKGFSILQQCALKADLAASGCSLAMHVLGDLGGPPRVGNMLKYATADQLQRYFMPVIRGEKSTCFALTEPHSGSDVQSIATSAVADGDDLIVNGHKHYISGAPFADFAIVMCVTDTTTTPPAISAVLIDLDLPGVTVEQAYVPMSGQHIDADIRFENVRVPRTNLFGGAGNGFKLGMSRINVNRLLHCPTMLGLATSVYEASLDYARSRRQFGGPIARFQAIQHMLADMAAALWACESMIAQTAMLADAGGDLRMKAAACKVFVSERCFEIADKAVQIHGNVGVTRHHPVEQAFRKLRMFRIFTGTSEIQRNTIARAILDTGAQAS
- a CDS encoding AMP-binding protein, giving the protein MSFPYFLRRAAAFWGDVPAVIHRDRPLTYRQLEARSNQLAHALIALGLRRGDRVAVQSRNCTELVEIECALYKTGLVKAALNPRFTTAEASDVVENCTPRVLIAGRGYTGYTRATPGFASVETFIAIGGAEGYVDYEALLGRAASHAPDFASHADDLAVLHFSSGSTGKIKAAMQSYGNRMASLRKLLIGMDTQPRPGDRLALVGPITHASGMLMQPFLYCGATLVLFDAFETAQFLADLERLRVTHVFMVPAMINMLLNEPALAHTDLSALKSLSYGAAPMAPARIQEAWARFGPILSQGYGASESTSGVTRLTIADHAYAIAQCPERLASCGRPMGETEVCVLGEDGRPLAAGEVGEIAVRGEDVFKGYWGAPELTAEVLVNGWLMTGDLARTDEDGYLYLVDRKKDMIVSGGFNVYPTEVEAVLYQHPDVLEACVFSVPDERWGEGVKAAVVLKPQRTANQDALVAHCRSLLADYKLPRSISFVAELPRNASGKIARKMVREQYWQGAERRIN